In Candidatus Zymogenaceae bacterium, the DNA window GATACGTGTTGTTGGAGGGGGCCAGGTCCGCGGATCCGCCGACAAGCCAGGGGATCACATCCGCAAGATTGTTGAGTACCTCCCCCGAAGCGGCCCGGGTGGCCGTCTTCTTTTCCGGGTCGAAGGCCGCATCCAACACCTCCCCCCATCCCTCGGGAAGCCCCTTCTCCGCGATCAGCGCCATTTCTTTCGCCCGCTCGGGATTTCTGGCCTTGTACTCCTCCATCGCAGCCCGCTCGGCGTGGACATACGCCCGTTTCTCACTGGCGATCTCGGTGAAATGTCGGGATACCTCCGCGGGCACGTAAAAGAGGGGCTCTGTGGGCCAGCCCAGGTTTTCCTTCGTCTCACGGACGTGTTCCGAGCCCAGGGGAGAACCGTGGCACGACGCGCTCCCCACCTTTGCCGGACAGCCGAAGCCGATGTGGGTCTTGATCATGATCAGGGTCGGCCGCTTCTCCTCCGCGATCCCCCGGCGGACGGCGGCCTCGATCAGCTCTGTATCGTTGCCGTCGCGCACGGTCAGGACCTGCCACCCCGCGGCGCCGAATCGTTCGGCCACGTTGACGGTAAAGGTGATATCCGTATTGCCCTCGATGCTGATGTCGTTGTCGTCATAGAGATAAACGATATTACCCAGGCCCAGGTGCCCCGCAAGCTCGGCGCTTTCTTCGCTGACGCCCTCCATCAGGTCCCCGTCGCCGACTATGCCGAAGACCCGCTCTCCCACGACCGCATGGTCTTTCGTGTTGTATCTGGCGGCGAGATGCCTGAGGGCCAGCGCCATCCCGACACCGGTGGCGAAGCCTTGGCCGAGGGGGCCGGTGGTGGTCTCCACTCCCGGCGTATGGCCGTATTCCGGGTGTCCGGGGGTCTTGCTTCCCCACTGGCGAAACGCCTTCAGATCGTCCATGCTTATATCATAGCCGCACAGATGAAGCAGGGCATACAACAGCATGGAGCCGTGACCCGCCGACAGGATGAATCGATCCCTCCCTATCCACGCCGGGTCTTCGGGATCGAACCTGAGAAATTTCGTAAACAGGGTATATGCCATTGCGGCGGCGCCCATGGGCATGCCCGGATGACCCGACTTTGCTTTTTCAATCGCGTCCACCGCCAGCATTCGAATGGTATTGATACTCAGGGCCTCGATTTCCGCCTTATCCTTGCCTTTCATCCATTACCTCCATGCCGTCATCATCTTCCACTGCCAGGTACACAGCACCAATAAGCTGAACGGCGGGATTGACAATCACCCACACCGGTACTTCCTTCAGGTAGTCTGAAAGCCTCCCCTTGTCCAAAAACGACTCGATGAACCGTCCGTCGGTCATCGCTGGAAGAATTTTCGGGGCGATCCCCCCGCCGATATACACACCCCCATCGGCCATCAGCGTAAGCGCCATGTTCCCCGCTTCCGCGCCGTACGCGGAGACGAACATGCGAAGGGTCTGAACCGATATGTCGGACACCCCATCCAGCGCGTTTCTCGTGATGATCTGGTTGGGGTCGGTCGGCCTCTCACGCGGCGGTTTTTCATCGATCCCGCCCTTTTCCCGATCGAGAAGCCGCTCCACGTCCGGGTCCGGGGCCGCGCGGCCGGTATCTTTCAAAAACTCATAGATGGACCGAATGCCGCCGCCGGAGATCACCCGCTCCTTGCTGACATGCCCGTATCGGGAGCGGAGATAGTCACAGAGCGCCGCCTCCTCGTCGTTTCTGGGCGGATAATCCGCGTGCCCCCCCTCCGAGGGGCGGGGGATCAACACCGTTTCGTCCCCTCTTTTCATGGGGATCAGGTACGCCTCTCCCAGGCCGGTGCCCGCGGCGACGATGGCCGCCGTCCCTCTCCGACGCCCTCCTCGATATCCCCCGGGATGCAGGCACACAAGGTCAGTATCTTCGAGGTGCGGCGTACCCGCCGCCAGGGCCACCAGGTCGTTGACCAGAAGCGTCCGGTCACAGCCAACCATGCGGGAGATATCACGCCGATCGATGCGCCATGAGAGGTTGGTCACCAGCACCGCCCCATCATGAACCGGTCCCGCCGCCGCCACACAGGCGCCGTTGATCGCTTCGTCCCCAGCCAGAAAATCGGCGACGATATCGCCAAAGGAGTCGAAATCGCGATTTGTATAGTCTGTCCGGCGATCCATCACCGGGCCGCCCAATTCTTCGGTAAAGAGGGCAAGCCGGGTGGTGGTGCCGCCGATATCTGCGGTAAAAATCACGGTATCATGCGAAAACCGAGCGGTATTGTTCCGCTCGATGATGGATTCAAAAAATTTTCTGTATTGTACTTTTTCCACCAAATGATAGCACACCTGACAATCTTGGCAAGGGAAAACATCCGAAAAAGGAGGCAATAACCCGGTTTCAAAGAGAGTGAGTGGATCAATGAACTTAAAAAAACAAAAAATTCGCACGAATGTGGAAAATTCCGGACGTTTCTGTTTTCATTCCTTCAAAAACCTGCTACAATGGAGTCCGCGAAAATGAACATTGTTATGTCAAAGAACGAGGTGTGGAACATGGCTGGAACCTACAAAGTCTTTGAAATTGAGAAGAAGGAAAAATTCGCTTGGTTATTCATGAACCGACCGGAAAAACTCAACGCATGCGGACCCGACTTCTGGAGAGAAGCGGTGGACGTGATGGAAGAAATGGACCAAGACGACGACGTGCGCGTGGTTATCCTGGGGGGAAGGGGAAAGGCCTTCACCGCAGGTATTGACCTGATAGGCATGGCCGGTGAGGTGACGGGTCTCACCGAACCCGGAATCATGGGCAGAAAGCGCGTAAAACTCATCAAGGACATCCTGAGACTTCAGAAATCCATCACCGCGTTCGAGTCATGCAGCAAACCCGTCATCGCCGCAATCCAAGGCCACTGCATCGGCGCAGGCGTGGACCTCATCACCGCCTGCGATATCCGGCTGGCTAGCGAAGACGCCACCTTTTCGGTGAGGGAGGCACGGATAGCCATTGTTGCCGACGTGGGCACCCTGCAGCGCCTTCCCCGTATCGTCGGTGAGGGATTCGCCAAGGAGATGACCTACACCACCCGGAACTACTCGGCTCAGGAAGTAAAAGAGATGCACCTGGTCAACTACGTCTATCCCGATAAGGACACGATGTACGCGGCCGCCGAAGACCTGGCCCGGGAGATCGCGGACCAGTCTCCTCTGGCGGTGATGGCGGCCAAGGATGTCATCCATTACTGCAGGGATAAGTCGATGGACGACGGCTTGACATATGTCGCCCACAAGAGCGCAAACATCCTCCCCTCAAAGGATCTCTTCGAGGCACTTGCCGCATTTGGAGAACGGAGAAAACCTGATTTTACTGGTGAGTGATCGAACCGGTGTTGTTTCGGGATGATGCGTTA includes these proteins:
- the tkt gene encoding transketolase — translated: MKGKDKAEIEALSINTIRMLAVDAIEKAKSGHPGMPMGAAAMAYTLFTKFLRFDPEDPAWIGRDRFILSAGHGSMLLYALLHLCGYDISMDDLKAFRQWGSKTPGHPEYGHTPGVETTTGPLGQGFATGVGMALALRHLAARYNTKDHAVVGERVFGIVGDGDLMEGVSEESAELAGHLGLGNIVYLYDDNDISIEGNTDITFTVNVAERFGAAGWQVLTVRDGNDTELIEAAVRRGIAEEKRPTLIMIKTHIGFGCPAKVGSASCHGSPLGSEHVRETKENLGWPTEPLFYVPAEVSRHFTEIASEKRAYVHAERAAMEEYKARNPERAKEMALIAEKGLPEGWGEVLDAAFDPEKKTATRAASGEVLNNLADVIPWLVGGSADLAPSNNTYLKNYTDFQRENLGGRNIRFGVREHAMAAMLNGMALAGLVPYGGTFLVFADYMRPAIRLAALMGLRVVYVFTHDSIGLGEDGPTHQPVEHLAALRVMPNVAVIRPADAQETAAAWKIALERISGPTALILSRQGLPLLDRGIYPKAGEIERGGYTLTKPGGEPDLILIATGAEVHLALSVAQALAEKNVNARVVNMACFELFDEQPEEYRREVLPRGVKKIAVEAASPFGWERYVGIDGDIVGVETFGASAPADVLFEQYGFSVEKITERALKLIS
- the glk gene encoding glucokinase, translating into MIFTADIGGTTTRLALFTEELGGPVMDRRTDYTNRDFDSFGDIVADFLAGDEAINGACVAAAGPVHDGAVLVTNLSWRIDRRDISRMVGCDRTLLVNDLVALAAGTPHLEDTDLVCLHPGGYRGGRRRGTAAIVAAGTGLGEAYLIPMKRGDETVLIPRPSEGGHADYPPRNDEEAALCDYLRSRYGHVSKERVISGGGIRSIYEFLKDTGRAAPDPDVERLLDREKGGIDEKPPRERPTDPNQIITRNALDGVSDISVQTLRMFVSAYGAEAGNMALTLMADGGVYIGGGIAPKILPAMTDGRFIESFLDKGRLSDYLKEVPVWVIVNPAVQLIGAVYLAVEDDDGMEVMDERQG
- a CDS encoding crotonase/enoyl-CoA hydratase family protein, encoding MAGTYKVFEIEKKEKFAWLFMNRPEKLNACGPDFWREAVDVMEEMDQDDDVRVVILGGRGKAFTAGIDLIGMAGEVTGLTEPGIMGRKRVKLIKDILRLQKSITAFESCSKPVIAAIQGHCIGAGVDLITACDIRLASEDATFSVREARIAIVADVGTLQRLPRIVGEGFAKEMTYTTRNYSAQEVKEMHLVNYVYPDKDTMYAAAEDLAREIADQSPLAVMAAKDVIHYCRDKSMDDGLTYVAHKSANILPSKDLFEALAAFGERRKPDFTGE